The following are encoded together in the Drosophila biarmipes strain raj3 chromosome 3L, RU_DBia_V1.1, whole genome shotgun sequence genome:
- the LOC108034620 gene encoding transient receptor potential cation channel subfamily V member 5, whose translation MGNTESNVTSGVKKQAGVSTQALYKFVNLKGGGLLVDMMKRACQTKQFAEIDHAIKTKVEPFLYNKGAGRYFPISKLVLLRNVDRPRSRQLPEIRALENPDEDFNIHDYCPEVSEAEYISNPTAYRFVCWDLNMRGAVGETILHLCLLNASSLHADLAKRLLKFYPKLILDTYMSDEYYGESVLHIAIVNEDPAMVKYLLDANADVQERCCGAFMSAEDTKFSRTDSPDHEYVALCPMTNYDGYVYWGEYPLSFAACLSQEECFRLVLARGADPDFQDTNGNTVLHMLVIYEKIEMFDVGYEVGTNIHIKNVQNLTPLTLAAKLGRVEMFFHVMSIEREIYWQLGSITCAAYPLLMIDTINEETGNINKDSVLNFVVFGDKLEHLELLDGVVIDLLKTKWDTFCKSRFYKQFYMFALYFLISLFSFILRPGPDNKEEDEDGANSTTIKNDLYRQNGSDTYHRQTKRGSMTTEYKTFWLNFTEYYDPSEVEVLPAWWESYAQCPLMNLESDLAKLRIIAELLNFVGAILYLLVALREARFLGLKMFIENLMTAPSRVMFLFSCALMMTIPWLRVSCLTEIDDHVTVVIMLTTAPYFLFFCRGFKTVGPFVVMIYRMVMGDLLRFVSIYLVFVLGFSQAFYIIFLTFDSGSPADGEDAESNPMPSPMESIVAMFLMSLTNFGDYYGAMVSTQHEYEAKILFFLFMVIVSVLLVNMLIAMMGNTYQVIAEIRNEWQRQWARIVLVVERSVPPAERLKNFMQYSQSMSDGRRALVLRLNMTEEEKEEMKEVQEMKRIHQRFSKKRQMEREARALRRQQEYEKFFGTAPKSESSDNNNY comes from the exons ATGGGGAATACGGAGAGCAATGTGACCAGCGGGGTCAAGAAACAGGCCGGAGTGTCCACCCAGGCGCTCTACAAGTTCGTGAACCTCAAGGGCGGCGGACTTCTCGTGGACATGATGAAAAGGGCCTGCCAGACCAAGCAGTTTGCCGAGATCGATCACGCCATCAAGACCAAGGTGGAGCCGTTTCTGTACAACAAGGGCGCTGGACGGTACTTCCCCATCTCGAAGCTCGTCCTGCTGCGCAATGTGGATCGTCCCCGCTCCCGCCAACTGCCCGAGATCCGAGCCCTGGAGAATCCCGACGAGGACTTCAACATCCATGACTACTGCCCCGAGGTCTCGGAGGCCGAGTACATCTCCAATCCAACCGCCTATCGATTCGTCTGCTGGGATCTGAAT ATGCGTGGCGCTGTGGGCGAGACCATCCTCCATTTGTGCCTGCTAAACGCTTCTTCCTTGCACGCTGATCTTGCCAAGAGGCTGCTCAAATTCTACCCAAAACTTATCCTGGATACCTACATGAGTGACGAGTACTACGGCGAAAGTGTCCTGCACATTGCCATTGTCAATGAGGATCCTGCCATGGTGAAGTATCTGCTGGATGCCAACGCAGATGTCCAGGAACG TTGCTGTGGAGCCTTTATGTCGGCGGAGGACACAAAGTTCTCCCGCACGGATTCGCCGGACCACGAGTACGTGGCTCTGTGTCCCATGACCAACTACGATGGCTATGTCTACTGGGGCGAATACCCCCTGAGTTTTGCCGCCTGCTTGTCGCAGGAGGAGTGCTTCCGATTGGTCTTGGCCCGAGGAGCCGATCCCGACTTCCAGGACACCAACGGAAACACCGTGCTCCACATGCTGGTCATCTACGAGAAGATCGAAATGTTCGACGTGGGCTACGAGGTGGGCACGAACATCCACATAAAGAACGTCCAGAACCTCACGCCCCTGACGTTGGCCGCCAAGTTGGGCCGAGTCGAGATGTTCTTCCACGTGATGAGCATCGAAAGGGAGATCTACTGGCAGCTGGGCAGCATCACCTGTGCCGCCTATCCGCTCTTGATGATTGATACCATCAACGAAGAAACTGGCAATATTAACAAGGACTCTGTGCTGAATTTCGTGGTGTTCGGTGACAAACTGGAGCATCTGGAACTGCTCGATGGCGTGGTCATCGATCTGCTGAAGACCAAGTGGGACACTTTCTGCAAGTCGCGGTTCTACAAGCAGTTCTACATGTTTGCCCTCTACTTCCTCATCTCGCTGTTCAGCTTTATCCTGCGTCCAGGTCCGGACAAcaaggaggaggacgaggacggtGCCAACAGCACTACCATTAAAAATGATCTGTATAGGCAAAATGGCTCGGATACGTACCACCGGCAGACCAAGAGGGGCTCGATGACTACAGAATACA AAACATTCTGGCTAAATTTTACCGAATACTATGATCCTTCGGAGGTTGAGGTCCTGCCCGCTTGGTGGGAGAGCTACGCCCAGTGTCCCCTGATGAATCTCGAATCCGATTTGGCCAAGCTCCGAATTATTGCGGAACTATTAAACTTTGTTGGAGctattttatatctattagtGGCCTTACGGGAGGCTCGCTTTCTGGGCCTGAAAATGTTCATTGAGAATCTG ATGACGGCTCCCTCGAGGGTAATGTTTTTGTTCTCCTGTGCTTTGATGATGACCATACCCTGGTTGAGGGTTTCCTGTCTCACCGAAATCGATGATCATGTCACCGTTGTGATAATGCTAACCACTGCGCcgtattttttattcttttgtcG TGGCTTTAAAACCGTAGGTCCCTTCGTAGTGATGATATACCGCATGGTCATGGGAGATCTGCTCCGATTCGTCTCCATCTATTTGGTGTTCGTGTTGGGTTTCTCCCAG GCCTTCTACATTATTTTCCTGACCTTCGACAGCGGCTCCCCGGCAGATGGAGAGGATGCCGAGTCCAATCCGATGCCTTCGCCCATGGAGTCCATAGTGGCCATGTTCCTGATGTCACTCACCAACTTCGGGGACTACTACGGAGCCATGGTGTCCACGCAGCACGAGTACGAGGCGAAGATCCTGTTCTTCCTGTTCATGGTGATCGTGAGCGTGCTGCTGGTGAACATGTTGATCGCCATGATGGGCAACACGTACCAGGTGATCGCCGAGATCCGCAACGAGTGGCAGCGCCAGTGGGCCAGGATCGTCCTGGTGGTGGAGCGCAGTGTCCCACCCGCCGAGCGGTTGAAGAACTTCATGCAGTACAGTCAGTCCATGTCCGATGGCAGGAGGGCCTTGGTCCTCCGGTTAAACATGACT GAGGAGGAAAAGGAGGAGATGAAGGAGGTGCAGGAGATGAAACGCATCCATCAGCGGTTCTCCAAGAAGCGGCAAATGGAGCGCGAAGCCCGGGCCCTGCGGCGCCAGCAGGAGTACGAGAAGTTCTTCGGCACCGCCCCCAAGTCGGAGAGTTccgacaacaacaactattGA